Part of the Mangifera indica cultivar Alphonso chromosome 4, CATAS_Mindica_2.1, whole genome shotgun sequence genome, AACCTTCAGTCACCAATAACTACAGAGGTTCACCCAATAACAATGCAAGTAATTTTCCTGAAGTTTACGAGAGCCACGTTTACAAGAGGCAACTAGACCCTGCTTTTTTCAATCAGgttttataattagaataatGAACAGCAATGAACCTTGAACCCTAGTTAAAATTTACACAACAGCACAAATGTGCCATCATTTACTGAACCTTCAGTCATCAATAAATACAGAGGTTCACCCAAGAACAATGCAAGTGATTTTCCTGAAGTTTACGAGAGCCATGTTTACAAGAGGCAACAAGGCTCTGCTTTTTCAATCAGgttttataattagaataacaataatactatatgcacAACTTTTGTGTACAAACAacaatatgtcatcatgtgattgggtgttgctttatatttaatttttaactgtccAATCACATGATGTCACATTGTTGTTTGTGCAAAAAATTGTGCACATAGCACTACTGTTAGAATAATATGCGACAATGAACCTTAAACCTGGTTAACATTTACACTACAACACAAATGTGCCATCATTTTCTGAACGTTCATTCATCAATAGCCATGTTTACAAGAGGCAAAAAGACCTCGCTTTTTTAATCAGGATTTATAATTACacaaatgaatgaaaatgaacCTCGAAACCTGGTTATAGATTACTGAACCTTCAGTCACAGATAACTACAGAGGTTCACCCAATAACAATGCATGTAATTTTCCTGACATGTACGAGAGACATGCTTATGAGAGGCAACAAGATCCTACTTTTCTAATCAGATTTTAACTAGACAAATGAGCAAAAATGAACCTCAAACCCTAGTTATATACTTATGATTTATACTACAACAAAGATGTGCCATCATTTACTCAACCTTTCATTCACCATATCTACAGAGATTcaccaataaaaataaatttaattttcctgCAGTTTACGAGAGTCGTGTTCACAAGAGGCAACAAGGCCCTGAGTTTTATATCAGGTTTCAGAATcagattaaaaaacaaagatgaattgatatctaaaatattatagttaGACATTAGACAACTAAAACAATGTTAATTCAACAGAGCTGCAGCATTTATCATTGATTCACCTTCCTTGCAATAATCCTATTTGTTATCTCAATGCTGTCAATCCTAATATATATGACCTTTTAAGAATACAATCATacacaaaaataagaaaataccAATTTAAAAAGGCAATCAATCTCTCAATTTCTAATAGTAGAATAACTTTTTACGTTGAAAGTGTCTGTAATCTTGACTAGAATTCTAAAAAAGTGGATACAAATGGCCTCATGTAAAACACATAACTCAAATAGAATATGAGCATGAATTGAGGTAAAAAAGTGTTTAAACTCATGACTTGCGGTTAGCAAACAAAACCTAACTCATTTACCGATCCCACAGAGCGATGCAATCAGATAAATGTAACATCATTTACTGAACCTTCAGCCACAAAAATAAACAGAGGTTCACCCAATAACAATGCACTTGATTTCCCTGAAGTATACGAGAGACCTGTTCACAAGGGCAACAGATCCCTGCTTTTTTCATCAGGTTCTTATCATTCACCAGTTTTTAACAAACTCCCCAAACAAAcatcaaattaatcaataaaaccaCAATCCATATCATAATCAGTCTAGCAATTAAGCATAAAAGTAATATACCTTAAAATGAACCCTCAGATCCGAACCCCTAGACTTGCAGGCTGCAAATATAAGCATTAAAAGATACTTAGATCGAAACACTAAAGAAATAGAAAGCATAAACAAAATAGATCTATTTAAGTACAACGAAAACAAAGTAAGAGAAATGGATAATAAAACTTACACTTGGTGGGATTATCTGGCTCTTTTGAGTACTtcacctgaaaaaaaaaaatccaaagtATAAAGGTTACAACGAACTTATGGAGATAGAaagtgaatataaaatatttcgaATGCATAAACTAGAAGTGTTACCATTGCGGCTGAAGTTATGAGCTGCTTCTAAGATATGGAGAATGGTAACTTCCGTTATGTTCAAGCAGCACAGCTTTAAAGAGGCGCCGGGGTTTCGTTTTATAGGATGAAGATGTGAAACCCTAGCCTGAAATGGCGGGCTTGTTTTCAATTGGGCCGGGGTTTTTTGTTTCAATTAGAGCTAAACGGCCCAGGCTGAACTTAAAATATCTCTCAATTTAAAtaccaataataatatttctttattttattaaatcttattttattttaatttaaaataatatgataatatattattattattatttaaattaatatatacatagtattattattaacagaatttatattgacttttttacaatttccttaatatttggttttaaaacatttaatcatttgaatattttaaatacgacaatttaatattttaaaatgtttgaaaaccTACAATTTAAACCTtgtaaaagatttaaatttaccACTTTTCTACCTTCATCACTTatagatttttatcatttctttttattgtttattctCATTAATAAAGAAATCATAGCTTTTAGCATATTGTTTTTACTTGAGGTAGTTTCCAATTAGTATGATTAATATTCTAATGTTAAAAAAGCTATATACAGGACAAAGAATTTGAGGATgaataagtttttcaaaataatagcTTGCCAAGGTAAAAGGTTGGAACTAGTGGGTCAACCAAGACACCTAGAGGGAAAAGGTGGAAAtgaaaagatatgaaaatactAGTGTGTGGATGCAAAGTTCATATctaaaggtttttttttgtaattttaattaatttagagtggtatgataattttaaaaaataaataaaggagatacaatgcaatttttttaaagtaaaataattaataaaaataaagtaatttaaatttctaaccctattttaaaattctttttcaccaacaaagtttattttttatttaaaataacaataataataattaataccATGTAAATgttaaaaagtattttaaacCAACCCTTGGGTGGGTCAATTGTTTAGGCTGAACAATGCTTTCCAACCATTCTTTCCCTTAATGAATTTCCCACCTTCAAAATCAGAATATGATACTTTTCCATAAAGcaaaattcgaatcaaactgaatttaaatttgaatcaaactaagtttgaatttgaatttattgaactCGCTTTAAAGATGTTTAAGCtcaacttatttaaaaaaaaaattaaactcaagtttagttcaaacttgaacttgaattaagttttaaactcgatttattattaaactaatgttgttttaatatatattgattaaaatgacattattttactttgaatttttcaaatgagCAAAACACCtttaaaacttgagttcaaactcaaaaatattgaattatcatactcaaactcaaacttattcgaattaaattcaaacttaagctcaaacaaattcgatttaaattaaacaCTACTCTCTCACCCTTTTATTATACTATGTGAGATTGGGTAATTTTTAACATAGATGTAATAACTAGACAAAAATacctcatattatttttaatgaataccAAATTATTAcagttttactcttaaaattttattaagaatatGTTGTCATACTTAGTTCAATCACACATGAAATTGTGTGATTTGACTGACATGGTACATTCCAGCTGCATGGCACAATCTTAATAGGATTCCGCCACTTTTATTCTATATTAACACAATCACCACCACTCCTCCACCATGCCTCATCACAATCACCACAACAAACATAAAGCATGAATTATTCATTTCGAAtgcaatataaatatttgttcaTATGGAATCATTATTtcaagagagaaaatatttgCCAACTGTTCTGCCTATCGGTCGGTCAGAAACTCCCGGCAGAAGGCATTAGTAGGACTCATGGATGGCCTACCATAATTTGAACGAGCAAAAACTAATCCAACGGTTGCCATAACAAGCAGCCAAATCTTCAAAATTCTGTTTTTAGGACCCTTCACTTCACCATGGTAAAAGCAAAGCAACAGAAGCAGAAAGGTCAACACCTCCTCAGCTATGGCTCCATTATGCAATTCAACTTTCAACTATGGCTTTACAGACTCTTTTTTTCAGACTATTATAAACTGAGCTTTGTACAAGCTAGAAGATATAAGTGGATATGAAGCTAGAATAAGCTGTAACATCAGCCCAGTCTGGGAAAAGGCTCTTCAACTTCTTTGCTTCATCAGTCAAAACTTGATCTAGTACACTGACTTGTACTCTTAAACCTTCTGAACTGCTAGCCTGCAATCCCATAAGAAAAGTTAAAtacatttcaaattaaaaatgaaaataaatagaaaatgcCGACTCTAGGTGTGGAGGTGGAAGGGGGCGCAGAGGATTGGAATTAAACGTGTTTAAGTAGTAATACTTACATGTTCTACCAAAATATATGAAGATACCGAACGAACAGATGGAACAAACTAATCATTCAGAAACAAGCAAAGGCACTAGGGCTATTGGATGATCATGCAGGAACTTAGGATTCGTTCAGTAACATCAGGCATTTATATCAATAGCCCAAAAAAGAAGTATGCAAAAATAAACTGTCAAAGAGGTCAGAAATCTTACCTCTAACCAAAAGGTCCAATTTTCATGGCTGGATCCACTAAGCCGACATATGTATGATGGTGGCCCCCCATTAACTGTCTCTGGAGCTATAGATATTTCACAAGGATAAAATATGGGATATAAGATACTTTTGTTGGAAATGGCAATGGAATCAGAAATATTCTACATGATACCTGGAAGTTTATCGTCGGCGAATGACCAACTAGATAAAGGACCCGTAATGTTTAGGACTGCAACCCAAACCTCCTCCAATGAgctgaaagaaaagaatatgaaaGCTGTAAGACCTTTTAGCTGAATATACTTGCAGTTTATGCACAACtgaattttcttatattttccgAATAATCTCTGTTAACACCAAGCCACTGAAAGTCACAATTCATTCCCTATTTGTCACCCGGTTTAATTATATAAGTCATTGATACAGCTACAAGCATTAAAGCCAAACACCATTGGTAGACAAAATTATCCATAATTTTGCAATACGGTCTGCTATGGcaagtttttattttgaaacaaACGATTTTCTGTGCAATTGTATGATAAATAGGATCCTTCCTCATGAACTTTGTTCTACTTACCCTAATGAAAATTCCAAATAAACTCTCCGGGACCTATCACCGGAGGTTGTAGTCGGCTTGTAATTAGACAAATGGGGAAAATACTTGTATCGCTTCAAGATCCCATCACTTCTTGTTGGGAATTTCAAACTTCTTGAGAACAAAAGGGATACTGGAAATATTGACTGCAAAagaaacataatttcaaattcaCTTAATCCACCAAGCCTTCGCATCAATTCTTATACGAGTTCTCTATGACGAGGAATATTCCCATACAAGCattaataaagagaaaaataaacttttgagGGATACCACAACTGAACCCCACCAAGCTTTTTGCAATACCATGACTAATGTGTCACAACAGATAGCTTGTGATCGAAAACTCATATTAATGTGTTTATCCATGTATGCACACATGTAAAAAAGGTGGGAGACATATTTTAGCAGGAAAGGAGCATGGTGATAAGAAGATCAATATCTATCCTAGTGCCAGGAGGACCATAAAGGATAAACAGCAAAAGATCTTCTCAAATCATCAGTTTAACATGTTAACAGCAAGAAACAAAAGTTCATACCATCCAAGTCTCTGGCTGAGATATATTTGCAGATTCGAAAGAGAACTCTGAGTCAATTTGCAACTCCTTTGCCACTTCAGGTGcatatttaaaaagaaacaataaagaATTGGAATCCACCACAGAAAAATCGTAACTGGAATCTGCAATCTGATTTGCATCTGAGAATCCCATGTatgataaaaacaattttaattagaaacttctaaatcatcaaagtattaaatggtttttcaatatttacacTATGTTATTCAATACCTGCAGTCATAAATGTATGCTGGAAAACAACCCTTTTAGGTGCATCTGTGCTGTATGGAAAGAACTGTGCTGAGAGAGCGAAGGAAAGAACACTAAGGTGCAGCAAAAATTTCAAGACTGAGGACCTGGCTAGCCAGTGGCCACAAGTTGGTATAAGAGGGCCCACACACCAACCAGTGACAACTCCAACAATTGCTGCAACTACAATATCTGGAATGTAATACCCTGCAAGCAAATACTTACAATCAGAGCAATTCttttaaaatctataaatactAGGGCAATGAAACTACTTAAGCATCACAAGAGATTGAAGTTCTGAAAAACTGACCATATGGGGGTGGAACAGCACCCATCATACCCATCTTCTCAGTCAAAAACAGGAAAAGCAACCCACCAAAATAAACAGAGTATAAAAGATATGGAATTAGAGGTACAATGTAGAAGACGGTTGACctgaaaacaaaaatgttaaTCAAACCACAAGTCTTGATTTATTACCCTTAATACCTTTCTACATTAGAAACagcaaaattcaaaagaaagcaagaaaaataagGACAAGAAGTCAAGAAATGTAAAGCTAGAAACTTCACCCCCataaaaaggaaacaaagacAAATTCTGAGGGGATTAGAGTGTCAGGGTATGCTACAACTATTTCTAAGTGATGGGAACAAGCTAATTTATATGGACAATTAGACATATAATTCAATGAGAAATTTAAAACCATTAAAATCAGTACCTCAATGATCGACGACcataaaactttgttgataaGCAAAAGAAGATCCATGTAGGAATCATAGAAGCAGACAGGCTAAAAGTCAAGAAACCTCCACTCGAGCCAGCCACAACATAAGCCTGTTTTTACTAAAACAGCTTCAGCCATaccaaattttaaagttttttggaCATAGAGAATAGATTGGTCACAAATCTCAAGTTTTCAATGTGAAATAATAGCTTTATTTGTATGGGGACACATAATCTCATCAGTCAAACAATGATTGAGCTACATACCAGAGTAATTATAGCATAAAATCCAAATGCTCCCCAAAACCTTGCCTCATCAGATAGTGCCTGCAAGATTCATGAAGTATCACATGTTTGCTGCCACAAACATTAAACTTGAGAATCTTTTGAGAAAGCAGGAATGTAAACTCCATATGATAGCATAACCCCACCACaacaattttgaaaacaaaatgaaacgCCTCAGCAAACAATTAAGCATTTAGAGAACACATATCAAATCATTAATCATAAACCCTTATTCTCCATAAATCACTGTACAAATGCTTGTTTCTTTTCTGGGATCAGATAATTCTCCATAAAGTATTGTATATTACAACTGTTTTCTTTAAAGgatcatattatttttacttgaaaatttgcCTTGGAACCATTGATTGGCCAAAAAGAGCAGAAATAGAATTAAGCAGAGCATGTAAAATTCACATTTCTTCTGATTCATAGAAGTGAGGCATAGATTACCATGCATCTTGGATGTCCACTTACATGGTATGTCCAGCATTAACAGTTTTATGCCATGCACAAGATAATGTCAATAGCTAAAGATATAATCTCACTCAAAGCCATGTAGCAACTACAGCAATAAGGTTTACAAATTCATAAGAATGACAatcttaatatatatgtttatgttaAAACAGGACACAATAGAGTAGGCCTAAATTAACACTTGCCCACAATAATTGAACATAAAAGCTTACCTCCTTTGATGTCTTGAGAACTTTAGCATCTTGAGAGAGGGGAAAATGATTCCAAATAACCCTTGGAATCAACAGACCAACGAGAGAGCATGGAACAAACATCATCAAAGCCAAAAATGGATGAGCAAACCTGCAATATACATCCTGCATATcacccttttttgtttttttggatCTAACAAGGAATTAACACGGTACATGAACACAATTACATAAAATCATTGGAAGTAAAATATCATTATCCACAAAAAATACACAGAGAAATACACATATTATATATGACAAGGCAATAGTTTATACAAAGAAGTGAAGCAAAAAGATCTGAAATGCACCAGCTCATGGCATAACTTGAGAACAGCAATCTTAGGATTGAAAAGGTAACTGGGAAAATAATAGCCATTACAATCCCAGTAGCATGAAACACCATTCCTGCAAATTTAAAATGTCTAAAAATGTTAATTCTTTGAGAATGAATCTTAGAACTCATGTActgatgaagagaaaaaaaattatgatgaaattgaagaaatatCTCAATAATGCCTTCAAATAATATGAATCAGTGGTGATCAATCTACCTTTTACAAAATCGCAGAATTTTGAAAACCAAGCATTCAGGCCAAAATTCAGCAAACACAAAAAGAATGGAACAGAAAGGAAGATGACAATGGGAATCCTATGAAGCACCATAGATATGCTTCTTGAATAATATATCTGAAAcattcataatcaaaataagCTTAGGATCAACTTATCtgttatatatacattaaatacATAAACTATGAGCAGATAACAAACCACAGTTATTGTAACTTACAATGAACCATGTTAAGTAGTCAAAGAAAACAGCACGTTCATCCTCTTTTTCACTGTAAGTATCTCCAAAAGACTTTCTTCCGTAGGTAATTTGTAGCTGAGAAGCATTGCTGAAGGCCTTAAGTAAACTGAACAAATTATCTCCCCTTGCTTGCATGCTTCCAGGTCTGTTTCAAAAACACTTGAATGTATCAGAGAAACTACTTAAGGATGAAATGAAACAGAAGCTGCACTCAAGTAAATATATACCAAAATAGCAGATGTAATGCATACAATAATCGGTCCACGGTATCATAGGAGGTATGGTAATAATAACCACcaagaagaaatattatatcCAGGCCAGGAATGTTCCCATAATCTTGAGAAAATATTCTATAGTCAGTATCTCCTGGAATAACAGGAAAGACGTCCTGCATATAAGAAATAGATACCTCAGTATAGAAGTATAACAGTGGTCTAAATCATACTGTTAGGAATTTGAACATGacataaagttttaaaatcataaaGCAAGACAACATAGTGAGTTCCTTcatacataacaaaaaaaaaaaatgctggCCAGATTGGTATGAACATCAAcataaagaatatataaataaaaatgagagaaCCTGAGCCGCACTATTTGCCATGGGGTATATTGCCGATTGAGCATAGACTAGAGAAGGCCAAGAAGTAGGCCCAGACTGGCAAACTAAATCTGTCAATCCAACAACATATAGTCAGAGGTTGTAGcacaataaaagaaattttgtatGACAAGGACAATAAAAAGACCAAGTCCATGacctatatcacataatagCACTATTGCACCATACATGCTTTTAACTTTGAAAGGACATGAGATCAGAACTGGATTTCCTACCAAAACCTCCTGACCCAGATGCTTCCACATTTATAAAAGCTCCAACAGAATCACGCCATT contains:
- the LOC123214682 gene encoding endoplasmic reticulum metallopeptidase 1, with product MALRFDPRDVSAFKFLLLLSVVYGIMSMIVYSVSHMKFVKPLDFHAPLDRFSEARAIQHVRVLSEEIDGRQEGRPGLGKAAVYIKTQLEIIKERAGSKLRIEVEETAVNGSFNMLFLGHSISLGYRNHTNIIMRISSADSAENEPSVLINGHFDSPLGSPGAGDCGSCVGSMLELARLTVDSGWIPSRPVIFLFNGAEELFMLGAHGFIKTHKWRDSVGAFINVEASGSGGFDLVCQSGPTSWPSLVYAQSAIYPMANSAAQDVFPVIPGDTDYRIFSQDYGNIPGLDIIFLLGGYYYHTSYDTVDRLLPGSMQARGDNLFSLLKAFSNASQLQITYGRKSFGDTYSEKEDERAVFFDYLTWFIIYYSRSISMVLHRIPIVIFLSVPFFLCLLNFGLNAWFSKFCDFVKGMVFHATGIVMAIIFPVTFSILRLLFSSYAMSWFAHPFLALMMFVPCSLVGLLIPRVIWNHFPLSQDAKVLKTSKEALSDEARFWGAFGFYAIITLAYVVAGSSGGFLTFSLSASMIPTWIFFCLSTKFYGRRSLRSTVFYIVPLIPYLLYSVYFGGLLFLFLTEKMGMMGAVPPPYGYYIPDIVVAAIVGVVTGWCVGPLIPTCGHWLARSSVLKFLLHLSVLSFALSAQFFPYSTDAPKRVVFQHTFMTADANQIADSSYDFSVVDSNSLLFLFKYAPEVAKELQIDSEFSFESANISQPETWMSIFPVSLLFSRSLKFPTRSDGILKRYKYFPHLSNYKPTTTSGDRSRRVYLEFSLGSLEEVWVAVLNITGPLSSWSFADDKLPAPETVNGGPPSYICRLSGSSHENWTFWLEASSSEGLRVQVSVLDQVLTDEAKKLKSLFPDWADVTAYSSFISTYIF